In a single window of the Syntrophorhabdaceae bacterium genome:
- a CDS encoding prepilin-type N-terminal cleavage/methylation domain-containing protein, with protein sequence MNSKRGFTLIELAVVIVIIGILIGVVLKGATMMENAKIKAVINQANELATAVYSYQDKFSKLPGDDNTATNRWTTTNGNNNGRIDLTEPYLANQHLALAGFISGTYDGTSQAIHVARYPGNVYIMSAFGATGLPAIPAGLQSLCNNVIKFTVLPAEVAQALDTALDDGIWNTGKVQASAAYTPNTTIANTAICL encoded by the coding sequence ATGAACTCTAAAAGAGGTTTCACGTTGATCGAGCTGGCGGTTGTCATTGTCATTATCGGGATCCTCATCGGGGTTGTCTTGAAAGGGGCGACGATGATGGAGAACGCAAAGATAAAGGCTGTCATTAATCAGGCGAATGAACTGGCGACCGCTGTCTATTCGTATCAGGATAAATTCAGCAAACTGCCGGGAGATGACAATACCGCAACAAACCGCTGGACAACTACGAACGGGAACAACAACGGCAGGATCGATCTTACGGAGCCGTATCTGGCGAACCAGCACCTTGCCCTGGCCGGTTTTATATCGGGTACATATGACGGCACGAGCCAGGCGATACATGTTGCGAGGTATCCGGGGAATGTATATATCATGTCCGCCTTTGGCGCAACAGGACTGCCCGCAATACCTGCAGGCCTTCAATCCCTGTGCAACAACGTGATCAAATTCACCGTCCTGCCTGCTGAGGTGGCTCAGGCACTGGATACGGCGCTGGATGACGGCATCTGGAACACCGGAAAAGTGCAGGCAAGCGCTGCCTATACGCCGAATACAACGATCGCAAACACCGCCATCTGCCTGTGA
- a CDS encoding prepilin-type N-terminal cleavage/methylation domain-containing protein → MLKTIRSAKGFTLVELAIVLVIIGIILGAVLKGQELINNAKIKRLYNQYREISAAVYTYYDRYQFYPGDDRTVSTRGGIWTGLTDGNGNGLITVAAAAAAANFGCTATGIEQCDLWRELRLAGIIGGDNTSFRNATHAYGGAIAVAYSTISGLTAHLVQFQNIPAGVCQIIDIQYDDGVYNTGDIRGSATYATATPDVLIPTFVIKF, encoded by the coding sequence ATGTTAAAAACAATAAGGAGCGCGAAAGGTTTCACACTTGTTGAGTTGGCAATCGTGCTGGTCATCATCGGTATCATTCTCGGCGCGGTTCTGAAGGGCCAGGAATTAATCAATAATGCAAAGATTAAGCGGCTCTACAACCAGTACCGGGAGATATCTGCGGCTGTGTATACCTATTATGACAGGTACCAGTTTTACCCGGGCGATGATCGCACCGTGAGTACCAGGGGAGGGATATGGACAGGCCTTACCGACGGCAACGGCAACGGTTTGATCACCGTCGCTGCGGCTGCGGCTGCGGCTAACTTTGGATGTACTGCCACGGGCATTGAACAGTGTGACCTCTGGAGGGAGCTAAGGTTGGCCGGTATAATAGGTGGTGACAACACTTCGTTCAGAAATGCAACTCATGCATACGGTGGCGCTATTGCAGTTGCCTATTCTACGATTAGCGGTCTTACCGCACATCTTGTCCAATTCCAGAACATACCGGCAGGGGTTTGCCAGATCATTGATATCCAGTATGATGACGGGGTATATAACACCGGTGACATCAGGGGAAGCGCGACCTATGCAACAGCAACACCGGATGTGCTCATCCCTACGTTTGTGATCAAGTTCTAA
- a CDS encoding nucleotidyltransferase domain-containing protein, whose product MDAIRSAGLDRAKKVAVMLRKKYGAKKIFLFGSLVRDGYLDERTDIDILVDGINTDDVLRAGFDAWIVAEPFDVDLIPVRKARKSLLKVARKEGVEL is encoded by the coding sequence ATGGACGCCATACGTTCTGCCGGACTTGATAGGGCGAAGAAGGTTGCCGTTATGCTTCGCAAAAAGTATGGTGCGAAGAAAATATTTTTATTCGGTTCACTGGTAAGAGATGGTTACCTCGATGAGCGGACCGATATCGATATCCTTGTTGACGGCATTAATACGGATGATGTACTGCGGGCCGGTTTTGATGCATGGATAGTAGCAGAGCCTTTCGATGTGGATTTGATACCTGTGAGAAAAGCGCGGAAATCCCTCTTAAAGGTTGCGCGCAAAGAAGGGGTTGAACTGTGA